Proteins from a genomic interval of Lolium perenne isolate Kyuss_39 chromosome 1, Kyuss_2.0, whole genome shotgun sequence:
- the LOC127319629 gene encoding uncharacterized protein yields the protein MAAEDLEWERSKISNQDINTLKRLGLMTKEDAIRFPSEESYPKPPMEYRVSFVDHLIRGLSTPIHDFLRGLLFVYGIQLHQLTPNSILHISIFITLCECFLGIPPNWALWKRIFCLRRNGSHNVTYNIGGVVICVRTDVDYFDVKFPDSVQGWRKKWLYIHEESANSVEHNIVPFDGSARIQRRRSWDAEASEEEKKATEALMARIRHLQNTRGKELSGVQITAYFLRIRVQPLQARKNPLWTYSGENDANRISSDLSVKDLEKLVRRISRLGKKDPIPSSCRVEPYSSSNPFPEVFSLLEVLSCSELFLVSYCSGISLILFCHYFLVESSYYGFPSSSS from the coding sequence atggccgccgaggatcttgagtgggagagatccaaaatctccaatcaagacatcaacacgctgaagaggctcggcctcatgacgaaggaggacgccatccgctttcctagcgaagaaagctaccccaagcctccaatggagtatcgggttagttttgttgatcacctgatccgcggcctttcaaccccaatccatgatttcctccgcggccttcttttcgtttatgggattcaactgcaccagttgactcccaattccatccttcacatttctatttttatcacactttgcgaatgcttcctcggaatccctcccaattgggctctgtggaagcgcattttctgcctccgccgtaatggctcccacaacgtcacttataacataggtggcgttgttatctgtgttcggactgatgtcgattatttcgacgtcaagtttcctgattctgtccaaggatggcgcaaaaagtggctctacatccacgaagaaagcgccaattctgtggagcacaacatagttccttttgacggaagtgccaggattcagcgtcgccgttcctgggatgccgaagcttctgaagaagagaaaaaggcgacagaggcgctcatggctcgtatccgtcatcttcaaaacactcgaggcaaagagctatctggtgttcaaattactgcctacttccttaggattagagtgcagcctcttcaggctcgcaaaaatcccctttggacgtattctggtgaaaatgacgccaacagaatctccagtgatctttctgtaaaggacttggaaaaattggttcgaagaatttctcgattaggcaagaaggatcctattccctcctcctgtcgagtggaaccatacagttcttccaatccttttcccgaggtattttctcttctcgaagttctatcttgttctgaactgttcctcgtatcttattgcagtggtatctcacttattctcttttgtcactatttccttgtagaatcatcctactatggcttcccttcctcctcttcctga